From the genome of Salvelinus alpinus chromosome 19, SLU_Salpinus.1, whole genome shotgun sequence, one region includes:
- the LOC139545499 gene encoding E1A-binding protein p400-like isoform X2, giving the protein MHHGSGQQHMQRQLQRSKSITGSEAEDQQQQTMAVTQQQATANHPQSPVTTFASAASPSAPKSPNYQIIMSRSPVTGQNMNITLQNVSQMVTGNQQITLTPLPPQNPGSPGFQHTAPQWRFEHAPSSYIKVTSPLPQSMQPQSPTQHNPVPLHRPGAPGTGLSVCGQSPTRFVDTGMLVRQISLGSPSGSGHFVYQEGTGLTQLAPTTAGQVQLQLSSPGAPGSVRERRLSQPHSQTGGTIHHLGPQSPVVSGTALPKLGSPGHITTSNLPPQISSIIQGQLARPMIFEKTLGVVAGVGTAATASFSMPSTIPPSSPSLTNLPQGIPNPPLTPTGMSMGSIKKQIPKKLEEIAPSNPEVAQLRKQCLEHHNKKMEGLKEVFKDYLIELFFLQHLQGNMMDYLAFKKKPCVPLFTYLRQNDLDLEEESEEEEQSEVINDEVKVVTGKDGQAGTPVAIATQLPPNVSAAFSSQQQFQVHLGASGSMTNPGDMDAFKRQQAMAHADQAKRSRIEVGRHGMIFQHPGVLGSPGVPLQQLMPTAQGGMPPNPQSVQIPGQKQNQPLYDPSKGPPVQNAASLHTPPPQLPGRLPQGALPMAGLPMALSQQSQLVESSAQAANLLQAQVKVHGPIMAPVNHHTQLQQQMQSGLHLQMQAQQLQQPQPLLQPGQATVALARPGAESNQPGQRMMINSLSNPSMSPAPLNVPNSLPSPHTIGPLRHPESNITPATQSKLAGPNSTSTIKMGGFGQGSGMQSSEGSSQDKQAEQTKLESQVHQRISELRKEGQWSASRLPKLMESSRPKSHWDYLLEEMQWMAADFAQERRWKMAAAKKLVRTCSRYHDEQKKMEAKFKKEGELRLRHIASTIAREVEFFWSNIEQVVEIKLQFEIYEKRLKMLSLQRASSKGQDVKPTQSTADKAEKDEPTMSSRKRRSSTSLAEEVQDEESTIEEQEAMEVTADQRAELADLAKDAEMPLGALVKQYAGAYTDNFDWPQSAPPSDEEDRDETEDMESSLDSPSEAVVIDSLLSVDQYRGSDKACPPGTDGKPKKDIAEVAAATELILPKGSARTTSSVRSQAPFLLHGSLREYQQIGVDWLASLHKKHLNGILADETALGKTVQIVAYLAHLACQEGIWGPHLVVVRTCKMLSWEMEFKRWCPGLKILLYLGNKHECRAKRRWWAEANSFHVCVTSYKLLLKDQSHFLRRSWKHLVLDEVQLIKNMSEKHWETIFALKSQQRILLINTPLHNTLKELWTMIHFLLPGITRPYTDFPVKPGTDQNQDYCHKLVIRLHRMIQPFILRRCKRDVEKQLPKKYEHILKCRLSSRQRSMYEDILTQPGAQEALKPGHFVSVLQVLLQLQRICNHPDLVNIRETSSSYVCSSLQYNTPSLVLGALQEDQRTSLDRSLFDLVSNENRLTRYETEEVLPKLKVTRQLIEEIHSAPDPPARPKPCKIKPMRLFQPVQYGTKPEGRLVPMTSTVGQQRPPATTTPDTSTAPQSAQTRGKSPVTTTTTTQVAGTAIQKAQTTSPATGTTGSAVGSSGSAATGQHVVGTVALGQALCGAAQPTLPGIVQVHRPSLGPTHAIQPSLVPQRLVLTSQAQARLPSGDVVKIAQLASIAGSQNRISQPETPVTLQFQGNKFTLSPSQLRQLTTGQPLQLQGTLGNILQIVSAPGQQILRPQGSMLMQTVPQAVPVSNSSSTPGTLSPATPTHQVSATGVSVKPAPAAPIAPQESSEERSHLLKERLNRLFSSNERRYGRSVLYGADLLQACSVTPGAPHSALSPRGWRWVGRDSCLRAQRTPVATTTHLQSALLSSTHRQDAGSHLVSRLSCVVPVAVAPPPHLYAANPPAPYSLEQKSISRRLQEAAAPHSTDIHRLASGHQLQFPDLQLMQMDSGKLEALAILLQKLRSENHRVLIFTQMVKMLDILEAFLDHRQLTYIRVDESLTTEERQEHMKTFNRNRQVFCSILTNRCCSAVGTVFDADTIIFYDTDLNPSMDARTQEWCDKIGRFKDIHIYRLESANSIEEKLLKNGTKDLIREVAAQGTDYTLAFLTQRTIQDLFEVEAGSGEKVEEFVVLHQEPSPSEAISPRVARPYIQALHSISLDAPPPEWQEEEGQEEYLEKETQVKEEPSQLEELSAVMDQLTPIEKYALQYLEYLHVSEDEHVAKERLLCAKRSWEMQHLQKLKAEDSERMIIEDEENLFTYTREDAYNMEYVFDGEDGQTEIMPLWTPPTPPQDDNDIYIDSVICLMYDSAPMPESKLPPVYIRKEHKRLKMDPSGRKKKKGHGETVIPPRSLFEKASMLKVRREGKDQKKNFSLKQQAPFAKPLPSLVKPAMEAGQDNPEWLISEDWALLQALKQLLELPLNLTIMSPAHTPNWDLVSDVVNSCSRIYRSPKQCRNRYENVIIPREEGKLVYEANPKKKTKSIYKSKNSRPLRTCQIYTQDGNATHIQLYNSRFELMKIIANKRSPPIKPLLGMNPFQKNPKHASVLAESGIGYDKPLPPIQVASQRAERIAKEKKALAEQQRTQQLAQQAGAPQAVAGAAQPQAGAPAVGQAQAPGVPQAPAATGATAVPNTTVLAGAIKNAAGGTTIQTGTVAGNVIVNTVAGMPPSPFQANKRLASPGQVIPGTLSPAGAAAAQVVHSQQRAVPAAATPGEVIAIATGQGVRAVTPVTASAVVSTTLTPVQSQTRSLVTQVTPATGMQLPQGKPITQAHLHMLRQQQLQQQQQQASSPQGIKVVGKPQELLKMHKQKMQMSQQQVAVAAAQGQQQAGQQASQVQLANLQAAQANPQLAAVAAAPRAGAVLAGSTVANLQLARLTRVPTQGQIQAQPGQTSQVTLTKPPVVSVPAMVSSAGVTTLPVSVAGISVAIGQAQKTGGPVLPPPFPQMQVQQLLQMKKQQAAVQAAAAQQKAVEPQQGPATVQQKLGTQQVTVQGPQATQQQKVTYAATTQLQPGIKTQFFTTSIAQAGKPTGAQQIQVAKLPQIVQGQSNVANIQQIVSSPQQIHPQTVPLTQTASSAQPQPQMIPSGTSQVVQQKLLQQQVVTAVASPQIQTTSPHSPAQQAQAPAAAESPVLQQPAKGQARGGAMRGKNQAKPSGGSS; this is encoded by the exons ATGCACCATGGGAGTGGACAACAGCATATGCAACGGCAACTTCAGAGATCCAAGTCCATCACGGGATCTGAAGCAGAAGACCAGCAGCAGCAGACCATGGCTGTTACTCAACAGCAGGCAACAGCCAACCACCCACAATCACCTGTGACCACGTTTGCATCTGCAGCTAGCCCTTCAGCCCCCAAGTCACCCAACTACCAGATAATCATGAGCCGCAGCCCTGTCACAGGCCAGAACATGAACATCACCTTACAAAATGTCAGTCAAATGGTGACGGGCAACCAACAGATCACCCTCACCCCGCTCCCCCCCCAGAACCCAGGCTCTCCCGGCTTCCAGCACACAGCTCCGCAATGGAGGTTTGAGCATGCCCCGTCCTCCTATATCAAGGTCACCTCACCTCTGCCCCAATCCATGCAGCCCCAAAGTCCCACCCAGCACAACCCAGTACCCCTCCATCGACCTGGGGCACCCGGAACAGGACTGAGTGTGTGTGGACAGAGCCCAACACGTTTTGTTGATACTGGCATGCTTGTGAGACAAATCAGTCTTGGCAGCCCATCTGGAAGTGGGCACTTTGTTTACCAAGAGGGGACAGGGTTGACACAGCTGGCTCCAACCACAGCTGGGCAGGTGCAGTTGCAGCTGTCCTCCCCAGGGGCACCAGGCTCTGTGCGGGAACGCAGGCTGTCACAGCCCCATTCACAGACTGGAGGCACCATCCACCACCTCGGACCTCAGAGTCCTGTGGTCAGTGGCACTGCTCTGCCCAAACTGGGGAGCCCAGGCCACATCACCACATCCAACTTGCCACCTCAAATCAGCAGTATTATCCAGGGGCAGCTGGCGCGTCCCATGATATTTGAGAAGACTCTGGGTGTGGTAGCTGGAGTGGGGACAGCTGCCACAGCATCTTTCAGTATGCCTTCCACCATTCCTCCTTCCAGCCCTTCCCTCACTAACCTTCCCCAAGGCATCCCCAATCCCCCCCTCACGCCTACCGGCATGAGCATGGGCTCCATCAAGAAACAGATTCCCAAAAAGCTGGAGGAGATTGCACCCTCCAACCCAGAAGTGGCCCAGCTGAGGAAGCAGTGTCTGGAGCACCACAATAAGAAGATGGAGGGTCTGAAGGAGGTCTTCAAAGACTACCTGATTGAGCTGTTCTTCCTCCAGCACCTCCAGGGGAACATGATGGACTATTTGGCTTTCAAGAAGAAACCCTGCGTCCCGCTTTTCACTTACCTGAGGCAGAACGACCTGGACCTTGAGGAGGAATCGGAAGAGGAGGAGCAGTCTGAGGTCATCAATGACGAG GTCAAGGTTGTCACTGGAAAGGATGGACAGGCGGGGACACCAGTTGCCATAGCTACACAGCTTCCACCCAATGTTTCAGCAGCATTCTCTTCCCAGCAGCAGTTTCAG GTGCACCTGGGAGCATCTGGCAGCATGACAAACCCAGGGGACATGGATGCCTTTAAGAGGCAACAGGCAATGGCACACGCAG ATCAGGCTAAGAGGTCCCGGATTGAAGTTGGTCGCCATGGAATGATTTTCCAGCATCCTGGTGTTTTAGGATCACCTGGCGTTCCACTCCAGCAGCTTATGCCGACAGCGCAAG GCGGGATGCCCCCCAACCCACAGTCGGTTCAGATCCCCGGGCAGAAGCAGAACCAGCCTCTCTATGACCCGTCTAAAGGGCCTCCGGTGCAGAACGCTGCCAGCCTGCACACCCCTCCCCCCCAACTGCCAGGTCGCCTCCCACAGGGCGCCCTCCCCATGGCAGGCCTGCCCAtggctctctctcagcagtcacaGCTGGTGGAGAGCTCAGCCCAGGCCGCCAACCTGCTTCAGGCCCAGGTGAAGGTGCACGGCCCCATCATGGCTCCAGTAAACCACCACACACAGCTCCAGCAGCAGATGCAGTCTGGCCTTCACCTCCAGATGCAGGCTCAGCAGCTACAGCAGCCTCAGCCCTTGCTGCAGCCAGGACAGGCG ACTGTGGCTCTTGCTCGTCCTGGAGCAGAGTCCAACCAACCTGGCCAAAGAATGATGATCAACTCCCTGTCTAACCCCTCCATGTCTCCTGCCCCCCTCAATGTCCCCAACTCACTCCCCTCCCCCCACACCATTGGCCCCCTCCGCCATCCTGAGTCCAACATCACCCCTGCCACACAGTCCAAACTGGCCGGGCCCAACAGCACCTCCACTATCAAAATGGGTGGTTTTGGTCAGGGCTCAGGTATGCAGTCATCAGAAGGGAGCTCACAGGACAAACAAGCTGAGCAGACCAAATTG GAGAGCCAGGTGCACCAGCGTATCTCTGAGTTGAGGAAAGAGGGCCAGTGGTCAGCCAGTAGGCTGCCCAAGCTCATGGAGTCCTCTCGGCCCAAGTCCCACTGGGACTACCTACTGGAGGAGATGCAGTGGATGGCAGCTGACTTTGCCCAGGAAAGGAGGTGGAAGATGGCTGCTGCCAAGAAG CTGGTTCGCACCTGTTCCCGTTACCATGACGAGCAGAAGAAAATGGAAGCGAAGTTCAAGAAAGAGGGAGAACTGCGGCTTCGTCACATTGCTAGCACCATCGCCAGAGAGGTGGAGTTCTTCTGGTCCAACATTGAGCAG GTTGTGGAAATAAAACTACAGTTTGAGATTTATGAGAAGAGACTGAAAATGCTCAGCCTGCAGAGAGCATCGAGTAAGG GACAAGATGTTAAACCTACTCAGTCGACAGCAGATAAAGCTGAAAAGGAC GAACCCACTATGTCATCAAGGAAGCGAAGGTCCAGCACTTCATTGGCTGAAGAAG TTCAGGATGAGGAGAGCACCATAGAGGAGCAGGAAGCCATGGAGGTGACAGCTGATCAGAGGGCAGAGTTGGCCGATCTGGCTAAAGATG CTGAGATGCCTCTGGGTGCGTTGGTGAAGCAGTATGCTGGTGCCTACACTGACAACTTTGACTGGCCCCAGTCTGCCCCACCGAGTGATGAGGAGGACCGGGATGAGACTGAAG ATATGGAGTCCTCTCTGGACAGCCCCTCCGAGGCTGTAGTGATAGACTCTCTGCTCAGTGTGGACCAGTATCGAGGTTCTGACAAGGCCTGTCCTCCTGGTACTGACGGGAAGCCTAAGAAGGACATAGCAGAGGTGGCAGCCGCCACAGAACTCATCCTACCCAAGGGCAGTGCCAGGACCACCTCTTCT GTCCGCAGCCAGGCTCCTTTCCTGCTGCACGGATCACTGCGTGAGTACCAGCAGATCGGAGTGGACTGGCTAGCCAGCCTCCACAAGAAACACCTCAACGGCATCCTAGCAGACGAGACTGCACTGGGCAAGACCGTGCAGATTGTGGCCTACCTGGCCCATCTGGCCTGTCAAGAGG gtATCTGGGGCCCCCACCTAGTTGTGGTGAGGACGTGTAAGATGCTGAGCTGGGAGATGGAGTTTAAACGCTGGTGTCCTGGCCTCAAGATCCTCCTCTACCTTGGCAACAAACATGAATGCAGAGCAAAGAGAAGG TGGTGGGCGGAGGCCAATAGCTTCCATGTGTGTGTGACGTCCTACAAGCTGCTGCTAAAGGACCAGAGCCACTTCCTGAGAAGGAGCTGGAAACACTTGGTCCTGGATGAGGTGCAGCTCATTAAGAACATGTCTGAGAAACACTGGGAAACCATCTTTGCTCTCAAGAG TCAGCAGAGGATCCTCCTGATCAACACTCCACTACACAACACACTGAAGGAGCTGTGGACCATGATCCACTTCCTCCTGCCAGGCATCACCAGACCCTACACAGACTTCCCAGTCAAGCCAGGCACAGACCAGAACCAGGACTACTGCCACAAACTGGTCATTCGCCTACACAGG atgatcCAACCCTTCATTCTGAGGCGCTGTAAGAGGGACGTGGAGAAGCAGCTACCTAAGAAGTATGAACACATCCTCAAGTGTCGCCTGTCCAGCAGACAGAGGAGCATGTATGAAGATATCCTCACTCAGCCAGG AGCCCAGGAGGCGTTGAAGCCGGGTCATTTTGTGAGTGTGCTGCAGGTGCTGCTGCAGCTGCAGAGGATCTGTAACCACCCAGACCTGGTAAACATCAGGGAGACCAGCAGCTCCTACGTGTGTTCCTCTCTGCAGTACAACACCCCTTCCCTGGTGCTGGGAGCCCTGCAGGAGGACCAACGCACG AGCCTGGACCGGTCCCTGTTTGACCTGGTCAGTAATGAGAACAGACTGACGCGCTACGAGACGGAGGAGGTTCTACCCAAACTCAAAGTCACCCGTCAGCTGATCGAGGAGATCCACAGTGCCCCGGACCCACCGGCCAGGCCCAAGCCCTGCAAGATCAAACCCATGAG GTTGTTCCAGCCAGTGCAGTATGGTACCAAGCCAGAGGGTCGTCTAGTGCCCATGACTAGTACTGTGGGTCAGCAGCGTCCTCCAGCCACCACTACCCCCGACACCTCCACGGCCCCTCAGTCAGCCCAGACCAGGGGCAAGTCCCctgtcaccaccactaccaccacacagg TGGCTGGGACGGCTATTCAGAAAGCCCAGACTACCTCTCCAGCCACCGGCACCACTGGGTCTGCTGTAGGCTCCTCTGGGAGCGCCGCCACTGGCCAGCATGTGGTGGGGACTGTGGCCCTGGGCCAGGCTCTGTGTGGCGCAGCCCAGCCCACTCTGCCTGGCATTGTACAGGTCCACAGGCCATCCCTAGGCCCCACCCATGCCATCCAGCCCAGCCTGGTTCCCCAGAGGCTGGTTCTAACGTCCCAGGCCCAGGCAAGGTTGCCTA GTGGAGATGTGGTGAAAATAGCCCAGCTGGCGTCCATAGCAGGCAGTCAGAACCGGATCTCCCAGCCTGAGACCCCCGTCACGCTGCAGTTCCAGGGCAACAAGTTCACCCTGTCCCCCAGCCAGCTCCGACAGCTCACCACAGGGCAGCCCTTGCAGCTCCAAGGTACACTCG GTAACATCCTGCAGATAGTGTCGGCCCCCGGTCAGCAGATCCTCCGGCCTCAGGGCTCCATGCTCATGCAGACGGTACCTCAGGCTGTACCCGtctccaactcctcctccacaccTGGCACCCTGTCCCCAGCCACCCCAACCCACCAAG TTTCAGCCACAGGGGTGAGCGTCAAGCCAGCTCCTGCTGCTCCTATTGCCCCTCAG GAGTCGTCAGAGGAGAGGAGTCATCTGCTGAAGGAGCGTCTGAACCGCCTGTTCAGTTCCAATGAGCGGCGCTATGGCCGCAGTGTCCTGTACGGAGCTGACCTGCTCCAAGCCTGCTCTGTGACCCCAGGGGCTCCTCACTCTGCCCTGAGCCCCAGGGGCTGGAGGTGGGTGGGCAGGGACAGCTGCCTCAGGGCCCAGAGGACCCCTGTGGCCACCACCACACACCTCCAGTCTGCCCTGCTCTCCTCCACACACCGCCAGGACGCCGGCAGCCACCTAGTCAGCAG gttATCATGTGTTGTCCCTGTCGCAGTAGCTCCTCCCCCTCACCTGTATGCAGCCAATCCCCCAGCTCCCTACAGCCTGGAGCAGAAGTCGATCAGTCGCAGGCTCCAGGAGGCTGCCGCCCCCCACAGCACAGACATCCACCGCCTGGCCTCTGGACACCAGCTCCAGTTCCCTGACCTGCAGCTCATGCAGATGGACTCAG GTAAACTTGAGGCCCTGGCCATTCTGCTCCAGAAGCTGAGGTCGGAGAATCATCGAGTCCTCATCTTCACACAGATGGTGAAGATGCTGGACATCCTGGAGGCCTTCCTGGACCACCGGCAGCTCACATACATCCGCGTGGACGAGAGCCTGACCACAGAGGAACGCCAG GAGCATATGAAGACCTTCAACAGGAACAGACAGGTGTTCTGCAGCATTCTGACCAACCGCTGCTGCTCGGCCGTGGGGACCGTGTTCGATGCAGACACCATTATATTCTACGACACAGACCTCAACCCCAGCATGGACGCCCGCACCCAGGAGTGGTGCGACAAGATCGGACGCTTCAAGGACATCCACATCTATAG ACTGGAGAGTGCGAACTCCATTGAAGAGAAGCTGCTGAAGAACGGCACCAAGGATCTGATCAGAGAGGTGGCTGCCCAGGGGACTGACTACACCCTGGCATTCCTCACACAG CGGACCATCCAGGACCTGTTTGAGGTGGAGGCCGGCTCTGGGGAGAAGGTTGAGGAGTTTGTGGTTCTGCACCAGGAGCCGTCTCCCTCTGAGGCAATCTCTCCCCGCGTGGCCAGGCCCTACATCCAGGCCCTTCACAGCATCAGCCTGGATGCCCCACCACCAGagtggcaggaggaggagggtcagGAGGAGTACCTGGAGAAAGAGACACAAGTCAAAGAAGAGCCCTCTCAGCTGGAGGAGCTCAGTGCTGTCATGGACCAG CTAACGCCGATAGAAAAATATGCCCTGCAATACCTGGAGTATCTTCATGTCAGTGAAGACGAACATGTTGCCAAG GAGCGACTGTTGTGTGCAAAGAGAAGCTGGGAGATGCAGCACCTTCAGAAACTGAAGGCTGAAGACTCCGAGAGGATGATCATTGAGGACGAGGAGAACCTGTTCACCTACACCAGAGAGGATGCTTACAACATG GAGTATGTGTTTGATGGAGAAGATGGCCAAACAGAAATCATGCCG CTGTGGACTCCACCTACCCCACCGCAGGATGACAATGACATCTATATCGACTCTGTCATCTGTCTGATGTACGACTCTGCTCCCATGCCGGAGTCCAAACTGCCTCCTGTTTACATCCGCAAGGAGCACAAGAGACTCAAGATGGACCCCTCGG gcaggaagaagaagaagggtcATGGGGAGACAGTGATTCCTCCTCGCTCCCTCTTTGAGAAGGCCAGCATGCTCAAGGTCCGCCGCGAGGGCAAGGACCAAAAGAAGAACTTCTCCCTGAAGCAGCAGGCGCCCTTCGCCAAGCCTCTGCCCTCGCTGGTCAAACCTGCCATGGAGGCCGGTCAGGACAACCCAGAGTGGCTCATCAGTGAAGACTGGGCCCTGCTACAG GCTTTGAAGCAGCTCCTGGAGCTCCCTCTGAACCTAACCATCATGTCTCCGGCCCACACGCCCAACTGGGACCTCGTCAGCGACGTGGTCAACTCCTGCAGCCGGATCTACCGCTCGCCCAAGCAGTGTCGCAACCGCTACGAGAACGTCATCATCCCCCGGGAGGAGGGCAAG TTGGTGTATGAGGCAAACCCCAAGAAGAAAACCAAGAGCATATACAAG TCTAAGAACAGCCGGCCGCTGCGGACCTGTCAGATCTACACCCAGGATGGCAACGCTACACACATCCAGCTCTACAACAGCCGCTTTGAGCTCATGAAGATCATCGCCAACAAGAGGAGTCCCCCCATTAAACCCCT TCTGGGGATGAACCCATTCCAGAAGAACCCCAAACATGCTTCCGTCCTGGCAGAAAGTGGGATCGGCTACGACAAGCCCCTCCCTCCCATTCAGGTGGCATCACAACGTGCTGAGAGGATTGCCAAGGAGAAGAAG GCCCTAGCAGAGCAGCAAAGGACTCAGCAGCTAGCTCAGCAGGCTGGAGCCCCCCAGGCCGTGGCCGGTGCTGCCCAACCTCAGGCTGGGGCTCCCGCTGTAGGCCAAGCCCAGGCCCCGGGAGTCCCCCAGGCCCCTGCAGCGACTGGAGCTACCGCTGTACCCAACACCACTGTCCTG GCTGGAGCCATTAAGAATGCTGCTGGGGGGACGACCATTCAAACTG GCACCGTAGCGGGGAACGTGATTGTGAACACAGTGGCTGGAATGCCTCCAAGTCCGTTCCAGGCCAACAAACGGCTGGCATCACCAGGTCAAGTCATACCAGGCACCCTGTCT CCTGCCGGTGCAGCAGCAGCCCAGGTGGTCCACTCCCAGCAGAGAGCCGTACCTGCCGCTGCCACCCCTGGAGAGGTGATCGCCATAGCTACGGGTCAGGGTGTCAGGGCCGTTACCCCGGTGACTGCCTCTGCGGTGGTGTCCACCACTCTGACCCCAGTGCAGTCTCAGACCCGCTCCCTGGTCACTCAGGTCACACCAG CCACAGGCATGCAGCTGCCCCAGGGGAAGCCCATCACCCAGGCGCACCTCCACATGCTCCGCCAGCAGCAGctccagcagcaacaacagcaggcTTCCTCTCCACAAGGCATTAAGGTTGTGGGCAAACCCCAG GAGCTGCTGAAGATGCACAAGCAGAAGATGCAGATGTCCCAGCAGCAGGTGGCAGTGGCAGCAGCCCAGGGCCAGCAGCAGGCAGGCCAGCAGGCCTCCCAGGTCCAGCTGGCTAACCTCCAGGCAGCCCAGGCCAACCCACAGCTAGCTGCTGTAGCTGCTGCTCCCAGAGCCGGGGCCGTGCTGGCTGGTTCCACCGTAGCCAACCTGCAGCTGGCCAGACTG ACCCGGGTGCCCACCCAGGGTCAGATCCAGGCCCAGCCAGGGCAGACGTCCCAGGTGACCCTCACTAAGCCCCCCGTAGTCTCTGTGCCCGCTATGGTCTCCTCCGCTGGCGTCACCACACTGCCCGTCTCTGTGGCTGGAATCAGTGTGGCCATTGGCCAGGCCCAGAAAACAG GTGGGCCGGTGTTGCCGCCCCCATTCCCCCAGATGCAGGTGCAGCAGCTGCTCCAGATGAAGAAGCAGCAGGCAGCCGTGCAGGCAGCAGCAGCCCAGCAGAAAGCAGTGGAGCCACAGCAAGGACCGGCCACTGTGCAGCAGAAG TTGGGCACCCAGCAGGTGACAGTGCAGGGTCCCCAGGCCACCCAGCAGCAGAAGGTCACCTATGCTGCCACCACCCAGCTCCAACCTGGCATCAAGACCCAGTTCTTCACTACCTCCATTGCCCAGGCTGGAAAACCAACTGGGGCCCAGCAAATCCAG GTGGCTAAGCTCCCCCAGATAGTGCAGGGGCAATCCAATGTGGCCAACATCCAGCAGATCGTATCATCTCCACAGCAG ATCCACCCCCAGACGGTGCCCTTGACCCAGACTGCGTCCTcagcccagccccagccccagatgaTTCCATCAGGCACATCCCAGGTGGTTCAGCAGAAGCTTCTCCAGCAGCAGGTGGTGACTGCAGTCGCCTCGCCTCAGATCCAGACCACCTCTCCTCACAGCCCAGCCCAGCAGGCCCAAGCGCCTGCTGCAGCCGAGTCCCCTGTACTGCAGCAGCCAGCCAAGGGCCAGGCTCGCGGAGGGGCCATGAGGGGCAAGAACCAGGCCAAGCCCAGCGGGGGCAGCAGCTAG